A portion of the Sphingobacterium spiritivorum genome contains these proteins:
- a CDS encoding tetratricopeptide repeat protein, with protein sequence MTKSKLFLSLLFAGAVGTASAQSLKDAQAAMEAEQYDKAKGILENLVQKKPKDGDNYFYLGQIYLVNDKVDSAAIIFNNGLTNDPKSQLNSVGLGIVDLKNNNNSAAEQKFTTATSNLGKKDYLPLYFSGRALIDAPKPDFAKALEYLTQAKAKNAKDALVPLALGDAYAGMNESSLAYVQYRDAISLDEALIRAKIGQAVITRRAQAYDVAIESLTALSQEFPNYAPTYRELAETYHLSSLKIDDEAKYKEINKQGVDAYKKYIELTGDKSLEAKIRYADFLVYAREYAELKSVSEELAKNPDIDPKIYRYLGYISYNQDKNYAKSAEYLNSLFTKMKPERVISRDYLFAGLANIGVASADTTGASSAAADKGLEFLKKAVELDKEELLPEIAETAFARYQDRDMVAAAKIFEIPGSMPESEYYYDANYYIGEINYNLGQKKVSAEEDGKPFFDKADKAFGVVIGATKQEVVDKYLIPALYYRGFAQLGLDNLEEPEKMQGLFVPSFTKLIEVIKSKPADPKNNDYLVDANNYLGVFNYAKGNNPKAKEFFQATLAINPADEFAKSYMEAL encoded by the coding sequence ATGACAAAAAGCAAATTATTTTTAAGTCTATTATTTGCAGGAGCTGTAGGAACAGCAAGTGCGCAGAGCTTGAAGGATGCTCAAGCTGCAATGGAGGCCGAGCAATATGATAAGGCAAAAGGTATTTTGGAGAACTTGGTTCAGAAAAAACCAAAGGATGGAGACAATTACTTTTACTTAGGTCAGATTTACCTGGTAAATGATAAAGTGGATTCAGCTGCTATTATCTTTAACAATGGTTTGACTAACGACCCTAAGTCGCAGTTAAACAGTGTTGGTCTGGGTATTGTTGATTTAAAAAACAACAATAACTCTGCTGCTGAACAGAAGTTTACAACAGCAACTTCAAACTTAGGTAAGAAGGATTACTTACCATTATATTTTTCAGGTCGTGCTTTGATCGATGCTCCTAAACCGGATTTCGCAAAAGCATTGGAGTATCTGACTCAGGCAAAAGCTAAAAATGCAAAAGATGCATTGGTACCTTTGGCATTGGGTGATGCTTATGCAGGTATGAATGAGTCCAGTCTGGCTTATGTTCAGTATCGTGATGCGATTTCTCTGGATGAAGCATTGATTCGTGCAAAAATCGGTCAGGCTGTGATCACACGTAGAGCACAGGCATATGACGTAGCTATTGAATCTTTGACTGCATTAAGTCAGGAATTCCCTAACTATGCCCCTACTTACCGTGAATTGGCGGAGACTTATCACCTTTCTTCCCTGAAAATTGATGATGAGGCAAAATACAAAGAGATCAATAAACAAGGTGTTGATGCATATAAAAAGTATATCGAACTAACTGGTGACAAGTCTTTAGAGGCAAAAATCAGATATGCAGATTTCCTGGTATATGCTCGTGAGTATGCAGAATTGAAATCTGTTTCTGAAGAACTGGCTAAAAATCCGGATATCGATCCTAAAATTTACCGTTATTTAGGTTATATCTCTTACAATCAGGATAAAAACTACGCTAAATCAGCAGAGTATCTTAATTCATTGTTCACTAAAATGAAACCTGAGCGTGTAATCTCTCGTGACTACTTGTTCGCTGGTTTGGCTAATATCGGTGTTGCTTCTGCAGATACAACCGGTGCTTCATCTGCTGCTGCAGATAAAGGATTGGAATTTCTGAAAAAAGCAGTTGAATTAGATAAAGAAGAATTGTTACCTGAAATCGCTGAGACTGCATTTGCAAGATATCAGGATCGCGACATGGTAGCAGCTGCTAAGATTTTCGAAATCCCGGGTTCAATGCCTGAGTCAGAGTATTATTATGATGCTAACTACTACATCGGAGAGATCAACTACAACTTAGGTCAGAAAAAAGTTTCTGCTGAAGAAGATGGTAAACCATTCTTTGATAAAGCGGATAAAGCTTTCGGTGTTGTTATCGGTGCTACTAAACAAGAAGTTGTTGACAAATACTTAATTCCTGCTCTATACTACAGAGGTTTTGCACAATTAGGTTTGGATAATCTGGAAGAGCCAGAGAAAATGCAAGGATTATTTGTTCCTTCATTCACAAAATTGATTGAAGTGATCAAATCAAAACCTGCAGATCCAAAAAACAATGATTATTTAGTTGATGCAAACAACTATTTAGGAGTATTCAATTATGCAAAAGGTAACAATCCTAAAGCAAAAGAATTCTTCCAGGCTACATTAGCTATTAATCCTGCTGATGAGTTTGCTAAATCGTATATGGAGGCGCTGTAA
- a CDS encoding PstS family phosphate ABC transporter substrate-binding protein — MRDFGKIILGIKIISINLFSIYLIYSCMNKKVSFRIFMLAVATSLAVFTSCSSRSSKDGSDEEKAKHGDILNGRLSVIVDETLLPIIEEQVDVFQNSYKDSKIELVSAPEVKGINLLLQDRAKTAIMTRKLSASEEEYFKKKSISPKVFQIATDAVVFISNTGRADTSITVENVVKILKGENIGQNYSLILDNVNSSTLRQLKDIGKIEKISGKGLKAMENGEEVLSYVAEHTDGIGIISYDQWLNAKRSFQNKDKIRTLSVQNSLTKEGDNKFYLPNQSTLAEGLYVLSRPVYILNYQPDMGLGVGFSAFLTGDRGQRIMLKADLVPATMPGREIIIRDKVE; from the coding sequence TTGCGAGACTTTGGCAAAATAATTTTAGGGATTAAAATCATATCAATTAATCTTTTTAGTATTTATCTAATCTATAGCTGTATGAACAAAAAGGTAAGCTTTCGGATTTTTATGTTGGCAGTTGCCACAAGCCTGGCTGTGTTTACATCTTGTAGCAGTCGTAGTTCTAAAGATGGATCCGATGAGGAAAAGGCAAAGCATGGAGATATTTTAAATGGAAGACTATCTGTAATAGTAGATGAAACTCTTTTACCTATTATAGAAGAACAGGTAGATGTTTTTCAGAATTCTTATAAGGACTCCAAAATCGAATTAGTTTCAGCGCCGGAGGTAAAAGGAATTAATCTGTTGTTGCAGGATCGGGCTAAGACTGCAATAATGACAAGAAAGCTGTCGGCAAGTGAGGAAGAGTATTTTAAAAAGAAATCTATATCTCCCAAAGTATTTCAGATAGCTACGGATGCGGTCGTTTTTATTAGTAATACAGGCCGTGCGGATACAAGTATTACCGTTGAAAATGTGGTAAAAATATTAAAGGGTGAAAATATCGGACAGAATTATTCGTTAATACTGGATAATGTCAATTCGAGCACGCTACGTCAATTAAAAGATATTGGCAAAATTGAAAAAATTTCGGGAAAAGGATTGAAAGCCATGGAAAATGGAGAAGAAGTCCTTTCTTATGTGGCCGAACATACAGATGGAATAGGGATTATTAGCTATGATCAATGGCTAAATGCAAAACGTTCTTTTCAGAATAAAGATAAAATTCGTACCTTAAGCGTGCAAAATTCGTTAACAAAAGAAGGAGATAATAAATTTTATCTACCAAATCAGTCAACTTTGGCAGAGGGTTTGTATGTATTAAGTCGTCCGGTGTATATTTTAAATTATCAACCGGACATGGGACTTGGAGTCGGCTTCTCTGCTTTCCTGACAGGAGACAGAGGTCAGCGAATTATGTTAAAGGCAGATTTAGTGCCTGCAACAATGCCGGGTAGAGAAATAATTATTAGGGATAAAGTAGAATAA
- a CDS encoding energy transducer TonB, whose amino-acid sequence MFGSKLDLFKKEWLDVVFANRNKEYGAYQLRKLAPRATNVGLAAVIGLVILLSIPKIFNIKLIPDKPVEPPPVITEVTLEDLEIPEPPKEEEEPLPAEEQPQRIAQEPPAEDLIRFPEPKVVPKNQVKEEVAAQEDFKDDKKTPARITLKGTKGASGVPTGEFGPKKVDGAVTGTEKGSPDGTGSNEIFTAVEVNPEPPGGMKTFMKWIGDNYQYPSAALEQGVNGVVQVSFVVEKDGSLTDIKVQRDLQYGTGQAAVTLLKKAKKWSPGIQNGRPVRVAYTLPIRLNTINQ is encoded by the coding sequence ATGTTTGGTTCAAAATTAGATTTATTCAAAAAGGAATGGCTAGACGTTGTTTTTGCGAATAGAAATAAGGAATATGGAGCTTATCAGCTTCGTAAACTGGCACCAAGAGCGACTAACGTTGGTTTAGCAGCTGTTATAGGGTTAGTTATCCTTTTGAGTATTCCAAAGATTTTCAACATCAAGTTGATTCCAGATAAGCCGGTAGAACCACCTCCAGTAATCACGGAAGTGACCCTGGAAGATTTGGAAATCCCGGAGCCGCCAAAAGAGGAAGAAGAGCCTCTTCCGGCGGAAGAACAACCACAGCGTATTGCTCAGGAACCGCCTGCTGAAGACCTTATCCGTTTTCCAGAGCCTAAAGTAGTTCCTAAAAATCAAGTGAAAGAAGAAGTAGCTGCTCAGGAAGACTTCAAAGACGACAAGAAAACTCCTGCTCGTATTACGCTTAAAGGTACTAAAGGTGCATCTGGCGTTCCTACAGGTGAATTTGGTCCTAAGAAAGTCGATGGTGCTGTAACGGGTACAGAAAAAGGTTCTCCTGACGGTACCGGTTCGAATGAAATCTTTACTGCGGTAGAGGTGAATCCAGAGCCACCGGGCGGTATGAAAACTTTCATGAAATGGATCGGCGATAACTACCAATATCCTTCAGCTGCATTAGAGCAAGGTGTTAATGGTGTGGTTCAAGTGTCATTCGTTGTAGAGAAAGATGGTAGTCTTACTGACATCAAAGTACAACGTGACTTACAATATGGTACAGGTCAGGCTGCCGTAACGTTACTGAAAAAGGCTAAAAAATGGTCTCCAGGTATACAAAACGGACGTCCGGTACGTGTAGCATATACATTGCCAATTCGATTAAACACTATTAATCAATAA
- a CDS encoding ExbD/TolR family protein: MAELNQDSGKQGKGGKVRSKKNGGKVDLTAMVDLAFLLITFFMLTTSLNKPQAMDVAMPDKNKMDATDNLEIADNRSITLLLGSDNKILWYYGQLKSPITPPTAIDYGKDGLRKVITEMKARVPAAAGGKDLIVVIRPSEKSVQRNLVDVLDEMKIVDIKRYMISKITPEEIDVLKRENLYND; this comes from the coding sequence AGTAAGAAGTAAGAAAAATGGTGGTAAAGTCGATTTGACAGCCATGGTTGATCTTGCGTTCTTATTGATTACTTTCTTCATGTTAACTACGTCTTTAAACAAGCCTCAAGCGATGGACGTTGCAATGCCTGATAAGAATAAAATGGACGCTACTGACAATCTCGAGATTGCAGATAACCGTTCTATCACATTATTATTAGGTTCTGACAATAAGATTTTATGGTACTACGGACAATTAAAAAGTCCGATTACCCCTCCTACAGCCATTGATTATGGTAAGGACGGTCTTCGTAAAGTCATTACTGAAATGAAAGCAAGAGTTCCGGCTGCTGCTGGAGGAAAGGATTTGATCGTAGTAATCAGACCTAGTGAGAAATCTGTTCAACGTAATCTTGTCGATGTATTAGATGAGATGAAAATTGTAGATATCAAACGCTATATGATTTCAAAAATCACTCCTGAAGAAATAGATGTGTTAAAGCGTGAGAATTTGTATAACGACTAG